The nucleotide window CGGGCGAAGTCGCCCGTGCAGAACGCGGCGATACCGAGCAGGCCGGCCGCTTGCGGACGGCCGTCCGCATCGGCAGGCCACGGGGCGAGGTGGCCGATGACGAACGGCCCGCGCTCGTGGGATTCGGCAAGCGCGCAGATGGCCAGCAGGCGGGGGTCGTCGTCCGGCAGCGACGCCTGCTGTGCCGCGAGGACGATCTCGTGGCGGACGTCCGCTCCAGGATCGCTCCACCACACCCGCCGTGCGGCGCCGACCAGAAGCTGTACGGCAAGGTCGGAATCATCGGTGTGCAGGGCCTGCCCGGCCAGGCTGATCAGTCTCCGCACCTCCGCGGGCTCACTTGAGGAGCCGTCATCGAAGACGCCCTCGAGCCACGCCAGCCGTGACTGATCCCGAGGCCGAAGCACCATCCCGGCGACCTGGCCTTTGATCTGCTCGACCTGGCTGAGGCGGCCCAGCTCGAACGCGATCTCAGCCGCGCTGAGCAGGCGCGCCCCTCGCATCGACGAATCCGGGCTGAGCGCCGCCGCTCGCCGTAGCCACGCCACGGCCGACACCAGGGCGCCGCGCCGTACCGCGTTGCGGGCGGCCCGCTCAAGGTCGGCGGCGACCTGTTCGTCGGCCGTCGTGATCGACGACGCCCGATGCCACGCGGCCCGATCCGGATGCGGGCCCGCCAGGACCTGGGCCAGAGCGGCGTGGCCCGACTGCCGTAGCGCGAGCGGTGCCGCCTGCCGCAGCGCCGAACGAACGAGGGGATGCCGGAAGTGGGCGGATACGCCGTCAGAGATCAACAGGCCCTCGTCGAGTGCCGGCTGGCCGGCTTCCAGGCCGACTTCGGCACCCGCGACGATGCTCGCCGCGGCCAGCATCTCAGCCAGGTCCGCGCCGTCGTCCAGCGCGGCCACCATCAGCAGCATCCGTGTCACGGCAGGCAGGTGCTCGGCCCGGGACACGAACGCGCGCTCCAGCCGGGTGGTCATCGGCAGATCCTCGGACAGCTCGGTCCAGCCGAACCGGCCGGACCCCATGGCCACCGGGAACTCGAGCAACGCCAGCGGGTTACCCCCCGCCTCCCGCAGCACACGTTCGCGCAGCACCGGCGTCAGCTCCGGCGCGGACTCGTCGACCAGCACCGATGCCGAGGGCTCGTCGATGCCGGTGACGGGCACCCATTCCATCGAGGGGTCATCCCTGATCATCTTCGATCCGGCTCGCACCGAGGCCAGCAGCATGACCCGCTCGCCCTCGATGCGCCGGGCAACGAACGCCGCGACATCGACCGACGGCTCGTCCATCCACTGCAGGTCGTCCAGCGACAGCAGAACGGGCGCCTGCCGGGCTGTGTCCACCACGAGCTCCAGCACGGCGAGCGCGATGAGAAACGGGTCCGGCGCGGCCACGTCGCTCATGCCGAATCCCGACAACAACGCATCCTTCTGGCGCGCCGGCAGATGGACGCTGCGGGACAAGATCGGCCTTAGCACCTGATGAAGGCTCGCGAAGGGCAGGTGCGTCTCCGACTCACTCCCCCGCGCGGTCAGCACCGTGAACCCCCGCGCCCGAGCCTCACCGACGACAGCGGCCTGGAGAGCGCTCTTGCCCACGCCGGCCTCTCCCACCAGACCGATCGCGCGGCCCCGCACATCAATGCCGTCCAGCCGATCGCAGAGACCGCCAAGCTCCTCGTCACGGCCGAGCAGTGATTTCCCGCCTGTCACCGCTCCAGCATGACGGGTAAAACGCGGACCGGGTACCGGCCGGCGGGGCTCCCGAGTCGAGCAGCTCAGCGGCGACCGCGACGGGTATCAGCGGTCACGAGGTGGATTTCGGCCTCAGGACAGTTTCGCTTCGGGGGCGAAGGCGGGCAGCTTGTCAAGACTGCTGCGCACGGCCTCGGCGCCGTACTCGAACATCTGCCGTTCGTAGTCGTCGACCGCGGCGAGCAGATCCCGACGGCGTTCGCCGGCCTCGATCAGGCGGCGGCGCAGTAGGTCGGCATCGCGCAGCGCGGTGTTCGCGCCGTTGCCGCCGGTCGGGGAGGTGGCGTGGATCGCGTCGCCGAGCAGCGTGACCGGGCCGGACGCCCAGCGCTCACCGGGCTTGACCACCCGGATGGACAGCAGCGTGCTGTTGTCCGGGTCGGCCTGCTCGATCAGCGCGCGCAGCTCCGGGTGCCAGCCTTCCATCCTGGACAGCACGGCGTCCTGCGCGGTCAGGTCCTCCAGCGAGCCGTTCGGCGGCAGGATCATGGCCCAGCGCACGTAGTCGCCGATGTCGGGCAGTGTGACTTCGGGGGCCAGTTGCTCGGCGGCCTGCTTCGGCGGGGTACGGAAGCGCATCGCGCCGAGCAGCAGGCTGACGCCGCCGTCCGTGATCTTCGAGCCGTAGGCCTTGGACAGGCCGGCGAACTCATCGGTCAGCGGGGTGCGGCCGATGACGAACCGGACGCCGGTGTCGGTCGGGGTGGTCTGCGGCGACAACACCCCGCGGACCGCGGAGGTGATGCCGTCCGCGCCGACGAGCAGGTCGGCGGTGGCCGGGTCGCGGCGGGCGAACCGGGCTTGGACATTGCCGTCGGCCAGCACGTCGTAGCCGGTCAGCGCGGCATCGGTGTGCACGGTGAGGCCGGTCAGCAACAGGTGTCGCAGCACCTGCCGGTCGACCACGATGCCGGTCCGGCCCGCGCCGAGCCTGCCGATCTCGTTCAGCCGCGGGTCCAGGATCAGATGCTCGGCGGAGGCGTCCATGACGATCTCGTCCAGCAGCGGGTGCCAGCGCGTCGGCAGGCAGTCGCGCACCGCCTGGAAACCGATCTGGTTCAGCACGAGCCGGTAGCCCTGGAACCGTGCGCCGATCCCCGGGTCGCGCTCGAACACCTCGGCCTCGATTCCGGCACCACGCAGACCCTGCGCGAGAGCCAGACCTCCCAGACCGGCTCCGACAACGGAAACTCGCATCACACACCCCCGGGACATCGATACGAACTTAGTTCGTTCCTTGACGATCTAAGTTCTACCTCAACGAACTTAGATCGTGTCAAGTTATAGTGGCGGGCATGTCCGCCGATCCCCGCCAACGCCGCGCAGCTCGCCACGCCGAACCCGCAGCGGAGGCCGCCGCGTCGGCACCACGCAAGAAGCCGATCACCGTCGAACGGATCACCGACGCCGCCCTCGAAGTCGTCGCCACCGAGGGGTATGACGCGCTGACCATCCGCCGGGTCGCCGCCGTGCTCGGCACCGGTCCGTCGTCGCTGTACGCGCACATCGTCAACAAGGCCGACATCGACGACCTGTTGATCGGGCGGTTGTGCTCGAAGCTGGTACTGCCCAAGCCCGATCCGGCGCGGTGGCGTGAGCAGATCCGAGACGTGTGTGCCCAGATCCGCGACCAGTACCTGAGGTACCCGGGCATCTCCCGGGCCGCGCTCGCGATGGTCCCGACCAACCTGGAAACCCTGCGGGTGAACGAGGGGATGCTCGCCATCCTGCTCGCCGGGGGCATCCAGCCGCAGACCGCGGCCTGGGCCGTCGACGCCCTGTCGCTCTACGTCGCCGGCTACGCGCTGGAGACCTCCATGGTCCAGCAGCGGCGGAAAGACCCGGACGCGACCTGGGTCCTGACCCAGGACCAACTGGTCGACCGCTTCAACGCCCTGCCCCCGGCCGCCTTCCCCAACACCAGGCGGTACGCGGCCGAACTCACCTCCGGCACCGGACACCAGCGCTTCGACTTCGCCCTCGCGCTACTCATCGACAACCTCGCCCCGCAGGCACCACCCGCCTGATCACGGTGAGCGGTGAGCCGGCTCGGGAAAGTCGCGGCTTCTCCTGCCCGGGCCGGAGCGATAGGGCGGCGTGGCTCTAGGAGAGAACGGAGTCCAGGCGGCAGACGGTGGCTATCTCCGGCATCAACTCCGAGAACGGCGATGGACGTACGGCCTGCTGCATGAGGGTGCCGAGCAGGTAGGAGAACAACGCGTGGGCTCGTGCGGGTGGGTCGTCGACCGGGATGTCGGCCAGCAGGTCCCGAAGGACTCCGATCATCATTTGGTGCATTCGATCGATCGGCTCGAGACGAGCCTTCTGCCCCACGTCCACCCAGTAGCTGAACCACAGGAACGCTGCCTTCGGCCGCTCCGCGAAGATCTCTAGATACGTCCGAACGGCGGCCCAGAAGCGGTCGATGGGCTGCTCGTGCTGGTTCGCCGCCTGGCCGATGCGATCGAGACACCCGCTCATATGACGTGCCATCGCGCCGTCGATGATCTCGTCCATGTCATCGAAGTAGTAGTGGATCGCACTCTTCGTCAGGGGGCTGGCATCTGCCACGGTTCGCGCGGTACAGGCGGCCAGACCGTCACGGGCGAGGACCTCCGTGGCGGCTTCGATGATCTGTTCCTGCTTGGCTCGCTGGTTCGGCGACCACCGCCTCGCCCGGTTCTCCGTGGATGACCCCATGAGGGGGAGCGTACTCGCTCATTGCGCGATCAGGACGGTTGTCCTAACCTTCAGGACGCGTGTCCTAAGCCAGGCGCGCCGCCACGAGAGGAGAGGGTGATCGTGACCCCACCATTCGTCTTCATGGATCTACGGACCGCCGATGTCGGGGCGTCGCGGCGCTTCTACACCGAGCTGTTCGACTGGACGGTCGCCGACGTCCCGGCCGGGCCCGCGGCGGTCCCGATGTTCGTTGACACCGACGGCCCGTGGGGAGGCTTCACCGAGCTCGCGGGGGACGATGACCGGCGGCCACAGTGGATCCCGTACGCGACGGTGACCGGGCTGGAGGACACGACGAAGCGTGCGATACGGCTCGGTGCGAGCATCGTCCGGCCGAGGGTGGACCTCCCCGTCGGCTCGGTGATCGTCATCCAGGACCCGGCAGGCGCCACGATCGCCCTGTGGGAGCCCGCGGCCCCCAGCAGCACCTCATGACGTCCCGCCCCGGTTACTCCTGTGCACTACCGGGGACGGCCGACGTCGTCGAGAAGGCCAAGCTCGCCGAGCGACTCGGTTACCGCCGCGTCTGGCTGTTCGACTCGCCGGCCCTTCACGGTGACATGTGGGTGGCGCTTGCGCGCATCGCCGCCGGGACCGACCGGATCGGGCTCGCCACGGGTGTGGCCGTACCCGGTCTGCGTCACCCGATGGCCACCGCATCGGCCATCGGCTCCGTTCATGAACTCGCGCCCGGCCGCCTCGTCGTCGCCTTCGGGACCGGCTTCACGGCCCGGCACACGCTGGGGATGAAGCCCATCAGCTGGGCTGCCCTCACCTGCCACGTCCGGCAGGTACGAGCGCTGCTGGACGGCGAAGTCGTCGATATCGACGGCGAGCCATGTCAGATGATGCAGTCGGCCGGCTCTGGGCCCCCGCGTCCGATCAACGTGCCTCTGTGGGTGGCGGCCTCGGGCCCGAAAGGAATCGGAGCGGCCCGAGAACTCAACGTGCCGGGCGTCGTGATGACCAGCATCCCGCCGCAGAGCGACCATGGATCCGCCGACCCGTGGACGGAGCGCGCGTTGCTGAGGTTCGGCACCGTCCTACGCCCAGGCGAGGACCACACCAGCTCTCGTGTCATCGAGGCCGCCGGCCCCGGTTACGCCAGTATCGTTCACGCCGTGTGGCAGAACGCGAGCAACGCGGTCGATGCCCTGCCCGGCGGCAGGGCCTGGCGCGCCTCGATCGAAGCCGAACGCCCCGAGGGCCACCGCCACCTGGTCGTCCACCAGGGTCATCTTTCCCAGCTGACCGAACGCGACCGCGGCGTCGTGGCCGCCGCCGGACCGGGAATTCTGGAACCGGGCTGGACGGGTGACGCCGCGTCCACCGCCGCCCGGTTCGAGGAGGCCGGCGCCGATGGAGTGACCGAGATCGTGTACGTCCCGGCAGGCCCGGACATTCCTGGTGAGCTCACGGCGTTCGCCGCGGCGGCCAACTCGTAACCCGGCGCTGTACGGCAAGACCGATGTACGGACGAGCAGGCTTTCCGCCACCGTGTCCTTCTCCAGAGACCGGCCTCGTTCCGGTGGGTCAGGCCTTGGCACGCTCCTGCTTGAGGCGGAGCTCATCTTGGCGGACCCGGGTCTGGATGGTCTGCTCGCGTTCCAGCCAGCCGGGCCTTTCGGCCTTCAAGGTCTCGATCTCGGCGGTGGTCAGAGGGCCGGTGATGTCGGCGCGGGCCAGGCCCGAGATGGAGACGCGGAGCTTCGCGGCGACGACCTGGCGGGGATGGGGGCCCTCGCGGCGCAGGTCGGTGAGCCAAGAGGGCGGGTCGGCCTGGAGTGCGTTCAGCTCGTCACGGGAGACGACGCCCTCCTGGAACTCGGCGGGCGCTGCCGACAACAGGATCCCCAGCTTCTTGGCCGCGGTCGCGGGCTTCATGGTCTGCGGGGCCTTCGCCTTCGCCTTGGACGTGCTCATGATCCCAAGAGTAGCCAGCAGGAGGGAGTCGTCCGGACGTGGTTAGGCTGAGAAGGTGACCACGAGTGAGTTCCGGCTGGCCTACGCGCCGGGAGTGACGCCCGGGAAATGGGCCCGGGTATGGGCCGAGCGGGTAAGGGACGTGCCGCTTCGGCTGATCCAGACGCCCGCCGCCGAGGCTGTTCTCCTGCTGCGGGACGGCGGCGTGGACGCGGCGTTCGTGCGCCTGCCCGTCGACCGCGAAGCTCTCCACGTGATCCCGCTGTACCTGGAGACGACCGTGATGGTGGTGCCGAAGGATCACGCGGCGGCCGCGTTCGAGGAGGTGGAGCTTGCCGACCTCGCCGACGAGCAGGTGTTCGAGCCGCTCGACGAGGTCGTGGACTGGGCCGACCGGCCCGGGCAGCCCGCCTTCACCCGTCCCGAGAGCACGGCGGACGCGATCGAGCTGGTGGCGTCGGGGGCCGGCGTACTACTGCTCCCTCAGTCTCTGGCCCGTCTCCACCACCGCAAAGACCTCACCTACCGCGCCGTGACCGACGCCCCTCAGTCCCAGATCGGCCTGGCCTGGCTCGAGGCCGAGACGACCGACCTCATGGAGGAACTGATCGGCATCGTCCGCGGCCGCACCCCCAACAGCTCCCGTGGCCGTACCCCCCAGCAGCCGCCCACCCGTAAGAAGCCCCCGCAGAAGCGCTCCACCCCCCAACCTCGCCGCCGGACGCGCCGCCCGACGTGAGTAGGCCGGTGCTGTGGTGGTCAACGGCGTCCGGACGAACTCACCGCGGCGACGCGGGTCACGCGGCCTTGAGGCGCTTCTGCTCCGCGGCCACGATTCGGCGCCGTAGTTCGGTCTCGGAGCCCGTGTCCACCGCGTCCGGGGTCGCTTTCGCCATGTCGCTGCGGCGCGCGTACTCGTCGAACGCCTCGCGCTTGTCGGCCAGCAACTCGAGGACTCGCTGGTCGACGCTGTCCCCGCACAGCAGCCGGTGTACGTCCACGCGGCGCACCTGGCCCATCCGGTGCGCGCGGGCGATCGCCTGCTCCTCGATCGACGGCGTCAGCTGCGGCTCGGCGATGATGACCACCGACGCGGCCTGGATGTTCAGGCCCACGCCGCCCGCCTGGATCTGGGAGACCAGGACCGCAGGTCCCTTGGCGGCGGTGAACCCGTCCACCATCTCCTGGCGGCCCATCGGCGGGACGTCCCCGGTCAGCGGGCCGACGACGTGCACGCCCGGGACGCGATCACTCCCGGAGCCCAGTACCTGTGTCACCGTCTCCAGCACGTCGCGGAAGTAGGAGAACACCACGACCTTGCGCCCGCCGGCCGCGGCCTCGCTGACGATCTCCACCAGCCGCCGGAGCTTCGGCGACCCTTTCACCGTCCCCGGGTCGAACGCCGCCCGGCGCATCGCCATGAAGTTCCCCGCGAGGACCGCTTCCCGGTACGCCCGCAGCGTCGGTCCCTCGAGTGCCACCCATTCCTGGGTCTCCAACCGCGGCGGGAGCTCGCTGAGCACGTCTTCCTGGTTGCGTCGCAGGTAGACCGGTGCCACCGCCTCCCGGAACCTGGTGCCGTCCAGCGCCTCGTCCGCGAGGTCCAGGTCCTCGGCGACCTCCGGGCGCAGGTGCCCGACCAGCACCCGGAACTCCCTCACCTTGTTCTCCATCGGCGTCCCCGTCAGGAACAGCACCCGCCTGCTCAGCGCCGCCCATTCGCTGACCGCCTGCGTACGAAGAGCGTCCGGGTTCTTCACGTAGTGCGCCTCGTCGACGACCATCATCGCCACCGAGACGTCCAGGTCCTCCGGCATGGTGCGCAGCGCCTCGAACGTCGTGATCGCCACGCCGCCCCCGGCCATCCACTCCTGCTGGGCCGCCTCCCGTTTCTGGCCCGGCCCGTGCATGCGGCGGGCCTCCAGCAGCGTGTGCCGCTCAACCTCGCGAGCCCAGTTGACGACCACGCTCGCCGGGCAGACGACCAGGAAGTGCGTCGCGCCCTTGGCCGCCAGGTGGCACATCGCGGCCAGCGACTGCATCGTCTTGCCAAGGCCCATCTCGTCGCCGAGGATCACTCGCTCCTGAACCAGTGCGAACCTCGCGCCGAACGCCTGGTAGCCCCGCAGCGACGTCTTGAGGAGGGACCGGTCGAGGGGGAACACACGAACTTGCTCAGCGATATCGGCGGGGAGGAAGCCCTGGCCTGCCTCCTTGGTCGGATCGAGTCCGGCCACCTCGATCAGCAGGGCGTTGTAGGCGACCGGCCGGGCGAGGTAGTCGCTCCACAGCCGGGCGACCCTCGGTGCCTTTCGGGCCCTTTCCAGCTGAGACTCGGCTCTGGACAGGCGTTTGCGTGCCGCGGTGACCTTTTTGGAACTCAGGGTGGCGTCGAGCTGGGCGAGTGCGTCACGAGCTTCCTGCTTCTTCCGTTCGGAGAATGTGAGGAGCATCCTCCGGCGGCTCGCGCCGCGTGCCGCCGGGTCGAGGTGATGCCCGAGCTCACTTGCCAGCGGCCTCGGGTCCGGGCCCTTCATCACCGACCTGGTGCGTTCGTAGCGGCGCAAGGCGGCGATGAGCGCGGCCTGCTCGGGGGTGCGGGCGTCCGGCTCGATGCGTACGCGGGTGGTCTGCTCGACGGACTCCCGCATCTGCGATGCGGCGGCCATGATCCGCTTGGCCGTCCTCCGGCGTACTCCGGGGATCCGCCTGAGCGCCTCCGCGCCGGCGGTGAGGACCGCGCCGACCGTTTCGAGGCCGGCGTCATTGAGGGGGGTGAACGTGACCGGGCGGCCCCGGACAAGCTCCCGGAGACGGTCCACTGGCACGGTGTCCAACTCGCCGGCGACGACCTGATCGCGCACCACTTCGTACGCCCGTCGCGCGATCTCGCGGGATTCCTCAGGCGCGGCCAGGACCCCCTCGATGGCATCGTGGACCGCGCGGCCGTCGGAGACGACGGCGCGGGCCGCCCTTCCCGCGCTGAGGGGCTCGGCTTCGAGGGGCTTCTTCTCGGCCTTCGCAGGCTCCGTGTCGCTCGTCAGGTCCGCTGTGTGTGCCAAAGTGGTCGAGGCTCTCCGCATTGGAACTGGCGATCGGGCAATTGCGAAGATAGAGGATATCGCCGACACATCGAGAATCTCGCTAGGTTTCCGTCGACGACAACATCCCTGCCAACGGCTCAGCCGCTGGCATGGGCGGTGTTGTCGAGCCAGTGCCGGACGAGGTCGATGTCGCCGTCGACGCTGATGTCGGTGGCTCCGCGGTCGGTGAGAGGAAGTCGCCGGGTCAAGGTCAGCAGCAGCGATCGTGCCGGGCCGGTCACCGTCACATCGGCCTGCCGGGTTCCGGGCTGCCACGCCGCCCCGTCAGGCCGCCGTTCGATGAACCAGGCGCCCGTGCCGTCGGTGGCCAGCCATTGCAGCGTCTGCCCGGTACCCCTGATGGCGTGAGCGGACTCGGACCGCTGCATCTCCCACGTGGGGGAGGTGAGCATCGCGAGGTGGTTGCCGATGAGCGCGGCCGCGACGTCGGCGTCGACGTCGGCGGTCCGGCCCGCCGCGTCGGCCGCGTCGAAGCCGTGCACGACCGCCTCGTTGAGGAGGCTGGACATCCAGAATCGCGTCCCGGGCCGCTCGTCCCCCGCCGGGTTGAACACCGGCGCGTCGAGCGCGTCATCGGAGCACGCGTTCACGACCCGCCGCGCGGACTCCGACAGCCAAGCCTGCCACTCGCGGGGATCGGCAGGGAGCACGGCCATCTCCGAGGGCAGCTGGGTGGGGTCGGTGATGCGCCGCTCGATGATCTCCGCGACCCAGTGCTGGGTCTGGCCCACGTGCTCGACCAGGTCGGCGACGGTCCACTTCGGGGCCGTCGGCACGGCGGCGTCAGGTCCGGCCGCGGTCGCTGATTCCGCAAGACGCCGGGTGTGTTCGACGATCGCGCGCCGGGCGAGTTCCACGTTCAGGTCGGTCATTGGATTGCCCTTTTCCGTAGGTTCGTTGTGCTGTGTGTGACTCGGCGTGCCGGTCGAACTCATCGGTGATCCGTGGACCGGCGTATCGGCTTGCTGATCATCTCCTGATCCGTCCGGTCGCTCGACGAGTCGGCCACGCTCGACGTCGTGAAACGCCGGCAGAACTCGGTGCCGCAGCCCGGTGCGGGGTCTCGGTGAACGCCGACCGGCTCAGTGGTAGCCGGTGATGCCGCCCTTGTCGTCGAAGACCACGATGTGGCCGCCGGCCGGTACGGCGCGGCCCTGCCGGGCGGTGTCGTTCCTGTCGTGATGGGCGGCGGGGCGCTGGAAGACGGTCTTCCCGGTGGTGCGATCGATGATCGCGACGCCGTCCCCCAGCGCGAACAGTGTGCCGTCCTGCACGGTCCAGTGGTGGTCCGGGACCGCCCAGCGGGGCTGCCCGGCCGCGGGCTGCGGCAACGTGAGGGCGGCACGGTGCGGCTGGGCTATCTTCTCGCCGGGATCCTGGGGCCCGGTACGCCGGACCGCGATGCCGGCGGCGACCAACCCGGCGGTGACGATCACGGCCGTGCCCGCGATGACGCGCCGCCTCCGCCTGCGGACCTTCGGACGCGACCGCGGTGGCTCCCTATCGCCGGGGCCGGTCGGCGACTGCGCGGGCGTTTCGGAGGATGCGGCCATGCGGGGAATGTACGGATGCGTCCGGGCGGCCGCCGACGTTTCAAGAGTTGCTGAAAGACCGGAATCGCGGCCCTCAGGTGGGCCGTTCACATCGCGGCGTGGAGGTGACGACAACGATCCCTTCCACGGGCACAAGCCAACAACACTCCAAGCATCCACTCACCAGATGCCTAGGACGATATGGCCTCCAGGTCGGCCAGCATCTGTTTGCTTTCCATCCAGACCAGCGCGCAGCGGGCGGCGCCTGTGGGCGAGGCTCTGAAACGGATGGCGTCGGGTTCCACGTTCGTGTATCCGACGCGTTCGGCGAACCCGCCGTCGAGCACGGCCCCCTCCATCATGCTGATCGTGAAATCGGTGCGCCAGCGCGCAAACGCCCAGGCGCGAGAGATACGAGGGATGATCCGCCCAAGTCCCTTTCCCCGATAGTCGGGGCGGTACCAGCCTCCGCCGGAGAATGCCACGCGGCCCGAGATCCTGTCAGCGATCGGCGCCGTGATCTCGCACATGTCGCCTCTGCCGCGCGCGGACTCCGGATCGGCGTAGAACATCTTCAACGAGGCGGCTTGCGTCCGTAGGTTGGTGGTACGCCAGTCGTAGAACCGCGCCGCCTGCGCGGCGACCACGTCGCCGGCGGCATTTCGGCCGAGGAGGGCGAAGCCCGTCTCCGTGGTGATCCCACCCAGCTCAGGACGGAAGATCGGCACAAGCGATCGCCAGGTCGCGGCGTTGGCCGAATTGACGTTGAGAAGCTCCTCAAGCCGAGCGAAGGAGACGACGACCCCTCGACGCCGGGTTTCGGAATCGGCCCAGGCGAAGAAGCGCTGGAGCAGATCAACCGGGCCGTGGTCGACCTTGATGACATCGCGGAACGCGCCCGTCTGCGGCGAACGACCTGTCATCGATCCCCCTCCCATGTCACAAGCCTGCCGTTCCTGACCGTGGCGCTCACCTGGCGCAGGGCCGTAATGTCGTCGAGTGGGTTGGCGGCGGTCGCGGTGAAGTCGGCGGCCTTGCCCGGCTCGATGGTTCCGCGGTTGAGGTGCTCGCCGAGCACTGTCGCGGCGGCGAGGGTCGCGGAGTGGAGTGCGTCGCGGGGTGTGAGGCCGGCGGTGACGAGCAGGGCGAGTTCGTCGGCGATGGCCCCGTGCGGCAGACCGGGTACTCCCGCGTCGGTACCGGCCGCTATGGCGACGCCCGTCCTGAGGGCCGCACGGACGGCCTCGCGAGCGTGTTGCGTGACGTCATGAGCGGTCGCGAGCATCTGATCGGTGAAGCCGAGCCGTGCCCCCCTACTGGTGTACGAGTGGTAGGCCGACAGCGTCGGCACCAGGGTGATGCCGGACGCTCGCATCCGCCGGGCCTGCTCGTCGGAGAGGTAGGCGCCGTGTTCGATGGAGTCGACCTTCGCCTCGATCGCGCTGTCGATGCTCACCGGGCCGTAGGCGTGCGCGGCGATGGTCTTCCCTGCCCGGTGGGCGGCGCGGGCGGCCGCGCGCAGTTCCTCGGTCTCGAACTCGGCGATGTAGGGGTCCTCGCCGTGACCGAACAGGCCTTCGGAGGCCATCACCTTGATCACGTCGGCGCCTTCCGCGAGTTCGGCCCGTACGGCACGTGTCACCTCCCACGGCCCGTCCGCCTGCACGCCGAGGTAGTTGGCGTGACCGCCGGTCATCGCGATGACGTTGCCGCTGGCGAAGATGCGCGGGCCGGAGATCAGGCCGAGGCGTTCGGCGGTGGCGAGGTGCACGGCCATGCCGCGGCGTGAGCCGAGGTCCCGCACGGCCGTGACGCCCGCGCTCAGGTGGGCGCGGGTGTTCGCGACCCCGCGCAGCAGCGTCATCTCGTCAGGCTCGCGGCGTTGGAGTTCGTTCGGTACGGGGTCGCCGCTCCAGGTGAGGTGGACGTGTGCGTCGATGAGGCCGGGCATGACGGTCAGCGATCGCAGATCGTGCACAGGGGCCGTGCCCGCGGTGCCGTTGATCTCAGTGATCACGCCGTCCTGAACGTGGATGACAGCGTCGTCGACGGGGTCCGCGGTCGCGCTGCTGATCAGGCGCCCGACGAGGAAGGCCGTCACCGGACCACCTCGACGTCGGGGTGCAGCAATCCGCCGGTGAGCCGCAGGGTACGGTCGGCGACACCCTGGACGAGTCGCTGGTCCTGCTCGACCAGCAGCAGAGTGCATCCCCACTCGGTTCGGATGCGTCGCAGGTGGGCGAGTGTCTGGGCGGTGACGGCGGGGGCCAGACCGAGCGATGGTTCGTCGAGCATCAGCAGGCGGGGCCGCCCCATCAGCGCGCGGGCGATGGCCAGCATCTGCTGTTCGCCGCCGCTGAGCGTGCCGGCGCGTTGCGTTGCCCGCTCGGCCAGGCGCGGGAACATCTCATAGACCCGTGCTCTTACTTCGAGGCGCTCGTCGCGGGCGAGTCCGACGGCACCGACCGCGAGGTTGTCCGTGACGCTGAGCGAACCGAACACCCGGCGTCCCTCGGGAACATGCCCGACGCCCGCGCGCGCGAGA belongs to Actinoallomurus bryophytorum and includes:
- a CDS encoding TetR/AcrR family transcriptional regulator, translated to MGSSTENRARRWSPNQRAKQEQIIEAATEVLARDGLAACTARTVADASPLTKSAIHYYFDDMDEIIDGAMARHMSGCLDRIGQAANQHEQPIDRFWAAVRTYLEIFAERPKAAFLWFSYWVDVGQKARLEPIDRMHQMMIGVLRDLLADIPVDDPPARAHALFSYLLGTLMQQAVRPSPFSELMPEIATVCRLDSVLS
- a CDS encoding FAD-dependent oxidoreductase codes for the protein MRVSVVGAGLGGLALAQGLRGAGIEAEVFERDPGIGARFQGYRLVLNQIGFQAVRDCLPTRWHPLLDEIVMDASAEHLILDPRLNEIGRLGAGRTGIVVDRQVLRHLLLTGLTVHTDAALTGYDVLADGNVQARFARRDPATADLLVGADGITSAVRGVLSPQTTPTDTGVRFVIGRTPLTDEFAGLSKAYGSKITDGGVSLLLGAMRFRTPPKQAAEQLAPEVTLPDIGDYVRWAMILPPNGSLEDLTAQDAVLSRMEGWHPELRALIEQADPDNSTLLSIRVVKPGERWASGPVTLLGDAIHATSPTGGNGANTALRDADLLRRRLIEAGERRRDLLAAVDDYERQMFEYGAEAVRSSLDKLPAFAPEAKLS
- a CDS encoding LLM class flavin-dependent oxidoreductase, whose amino-acid sequence is MTSRPGYSCALPGTADVVEKAKLAERLGYRRVWLFDSPALHGDMWVALARIAAGTDRIGLATGVAVPGLRHPMATASAIGSVHELAPGRLVVAFGTGFTARHTLGMKPISWAALTCHVRQVRALLDGEVVDIDGEPCQMMQSAGSGPPRPINVPLWVAASGPKGIGAARELNVPGVVMTSIPPQSDHGSADPWTERALLRFGTVLRPGEDHTSSRVIEAAGPGYASIVHAVWQNASNAVDALPGGRAWRASIEAERPEGHRHLVVHQGHLSQLTERDRGVVAAAGPGILEPGWTGDAASTAARFEEAGADGVTEIVYVPAGPDIPGELTAFAAAANS
- a CDS encoding TetR/AcrR family transcriptional regulator; this translates as MSADPRQRRAARHAEPAAEAAASAPRKKPITVERITDAALEVVATEGYDALTIRRVAAVLGTGPSSLYAHIVNKADIDDLLIGRLCSKLVLPKPDPARWREQIRDVCAQIRDQYLRYPGISRAALAMVPTNLETLRVNEGMLAILLAGGIQPQTAAWAVDALSLYVAGYALETSMVQQRRKDPDATWVLTQDQLVDRFNALPPAAFPNTRRYAAELTSGTGHQRFDFALALLIDNLAPQAPPA
- a CDS encoding VOC family protein, which codes for MTPPFVFMDLRTADVGASRRFYTELFDWTVADVPAGPAAVPMFVDTDGPWGGFTELAGDDDRRPQWIPYATVTGLEDTTKRAIRLGASIVRPRVDLPVGSVIVIQDPAGATIALWEPAAPSSTS
- a CDS encoding ATP-binding protein; amino-acid sequence: MTGGKSLLGRDEELGGLCDRLDGIDVRGRAIGLVGEAGVGKSALQAAVVGEARARGFTVLTARGSESETHLPFASLHQVLRPILSRSVHLPARQKDALLSGFGMSDVAAPDPFLIALAVLELVVDTARQAPVLLSLDDLQWMDEPSVDVAAFVARRIEGERVMLLASVRAGSKMIRDDPSMEWVPVTGIDEPSASVLVDESAPELTPVLRERVLREAGGNPLALLEFPVAMGSGRFGWTELSEDLPMTTRLERAFVSRAEHLPAVTRMLLMVAALDDGADLAEMLAAASIVAGAEVGLEAGQPALDEGLLISDGVSAHFRHPLVRSALRQAAPLALRQSGHAALAQVLAGPHPDRAAWHRASSITTADEQVAADLERAARNAVRRGALVSAVAWLRRAAALSPDSSMRGARLLSAAEIAFELGRLSQVEQIKGQVAGMVLRPRDQSRLAWLEGVFDDGSSSEPAEVRRLISLAGQALHTDDSDLAVQLLVGAARRVWWSDPGADVRHEIVLAAQQASLPDDDPRLLAICALAESHERGPFVIGHLAPWPADADGRPQAAGLLGIAAFCTGDFARAVGFLSTPVETLRSQGRLSLLAEALAIRAWAAFYLGAFDLARSADEAMRLADETGQTLWAATARIAIAALGAVHGSRDSDAALLADAERVAFRTPVATSSLLAGVQLARGLTELSAARYEQAYEHLRRVFDPGDPAFQRVQQVWALGYLADAAVHTGRQDDGRALLATIERITGDDPSPAARIALEYSRAVLADDTAAEALFRSALDGGGRRLPWHRARAELAYGSWLRRHRRVVESRVPLRAARATFDALGARAWAEQADQELRATGEGGWQPTADPSELLSPQEAQIAQLAAQGLSNREIAQRLYLSHRTISSHLYRIFPKLGITSRAQLGAALNGRAGPRTPGSDSVM